In Corticium candelabrum chromosome 1, ooCorCand1.1, whole genome shotgun sequence, the genomic stretch GCTGCAGAGTTTGTCGTGGGTATAAGACAGTTTCGTGATAATTTTTAGAGCGAAGATAAGTTCAGAGAATGGATGGCAGATAGTTGGGTTCACTAATCTTCACTCTAATTAAGACCATCCCAAACGTTTGCTGTTTGAAgatatactaattaattaattaattaggtccAGATGAATAATGTATCAGACAACTAGAATGACAGATCAAAGGTTGGTCGATGAGATACGTGGGCTCACAAGGAGTGGAAAGACCGACAATTGAGCATGAAAGATTTTAGGTCGGGTGGGATAAGCTTAGGCATGCACAAAGGGGATGGACAGGTAACAGTACTAAGTGAACAGACAGTCACGCTAGCAGTGACGCTGCTGTGTATATACAACGTATAGGGAAAGAGTGGTATTGGATGGCGTTGCAAattatgtgttgtgtgatgCGTTAGACTGTTAGTTACATTGTCAAAAGCATGCATTTTAGGTTCCTTGCAGATACAAGGGTTTGAATTAAAGAATTATCGAAGTCGGCAATTATGCATGAGTTGAGCTTGGCTTTGTCGCTGTTGAATGTGCATGGCATTTGCTCATGCAATCATTGCATGATTTATGGCCTTTCACACACGGTTTCTTATTTCCTTTGTAGGAGGCTTATGTCTCTAAAATCATCAGATGAATTTTACTCTGCTATGGAAGAAATAAGCCGTCAGATGCAAGAAGGCACTGCTTTCGAGTCGAATGAGTTGCTAGAGGTCTTTGGTTTATCACATtttgttttagttgtttttCGATCGTATATATACTGTCGTATTTAGGAGATGCATGGAATGGCTCGGTTGTCTAATGTCAAAGAATTACGAGATAAGTATACGTACAACGTTAGTCCATTTCGTCCTATGTCTTCTTCAATGCCTAGCGGTGATGTTGAACTTAGTTCAGTGGGATGTTTAAATTCGTTTTGGCCGCACCTGTCACAGTGGAACTTTCCAAACCGCATCCTTAAGAAAAGTTTGTTACTTAAACCAAACCGAAAGAGTCTCCGTGGAACACAAAGCACATATTCTGCGAATAAAACCATCGAGCCTACCAGTGTTGTTGAGCTTCAAAAGAGGTACAAAGAAGTTCAACATCACCATCAAAAAGCTATAGTCTTGGTTGACATGCAAGGGCAGAATAGTGTTCGTAAGCCATTGCTTGACAGCAAGTCGACTGCAGCAGCAATAGTAAAGGTAAAGGAAGATGTTGGGGAAGAAGGTAGAGTAGACGCAGCCGCAACAAGCAGGAAATCGGTTGGTCTCGAACTTGTACATCCATCTATTGTGAAATCATTTCCACAACACAAGGAGCAACCAAGTGGACATAGACGGCCGTTGAGGTCCAACCTACATGGTTATTCGCAGAGAGACGTAGGCTCAGAAGAGGTGACGTTGAATCTGCCAGGACAAGAAGTAAACTCTCTGCGACTGAATGTGGACTTGGCTGGACTTGCTGGCGACTCACGTCATGGCAGACCAATAAACCATTTGATTGACTTTCTGCCGCACAAGCAACGAATTAACAGGAGGCGTGATCATAAATGTACCAGTAAACCATCGTCGACAATGGTGTCTGCTTTTCATGCACGCCAACTACAGAATGAAAGGTTGGGTTTAATACCACCGAATTCATCAAAGAGTGATGCATATGCGACTTACAGGAGGCGTATGAATACTCAGTTGTCTTCTATGCGTGCCAAGGGGAGATGTCTTTCTTCCTCATTATTAGCGCCGTCGGGAGGATCAGTTTGTGATCGATCAACTTTACCACTGGAACGAAGTGTGGTCATTGGGAAAGGTGTCTCGTATAAAACTGTTGTACACGTACCTCACAATAAGAAGACACGTGATGACAGTAAAGATGAGAATCATCATCAAAGAGGAAAGACGTTAGGTACTGTTGATACTACAGCTTGTTCGACAGTTATGGCTGTTGCTGGAGATGATGACTCATCGTCGAGTTTAAGACCTTGTCGGTTAAGGCTGAATATGAGAAATGAGAATGAGAAAGTGGGAAGGACGGGTGTGCTTACGAAAGTAGGGACAAGACGAAGTCCTCCTATTGACTTGCTCGTCACAACAGTAGAGGACGACTCAGCAGCGGAACGTCAGGCAGAGGCCGCACTTCTTTCTGCCCGTCCTGATCTTTTGATTACGGTGGCAAGCAGTCATATATCTTAGTCGGTTTATGATTGTGAAGAGGAAAGTGAAGATGGAGAAAGATATGAGGTACCATAAGAAAAACCTAGAAATAGCACTCTAGAGATTGGAGAGTTAGAGAATTTTGGATTAGGGTCGAGATCTTACAAATTATGTAGATGAACTGCTTAGTTGAGTTGCAATGAGAACACTAGCTGTACTCAGAAATACTGGATTTATAGAaatattctttaattaatgtctgaGAAATCGAACTATATACTGTTGAGAGTTCACATCTATTTGAATTCGTCTTGTCTCTAATCAATTTTGTATACTATATTGCTCATCTCAACTTTGTTAAATTTGGTTTATGTTAGTTCATTTTGTGTTCCTGTTGGACCGTTTAAAGAACTGTCCCTCTAAACGACACCAGTGCATTAGTCCTGCATATGTATAAAATGGAGTTTTTCGAGTTTGATTTGACAGTTTAAATAATGTATTGACTAGACTGTGAACGATTTTGAGTTACTACAATAAACTTGGAAATGAAACGCATGAGCTCGATGTGATAGAACGCAAATTACTAGACCTGACCAATTGTGGAAACACTAAATAACTACTTACTTGATTTTGACATAGAGTAAACTCGAAACGAGAAAAAACTAAATTTGATATGGAAAAACGATTTTGACCGGAAATGGTCAGAGAATAAGAACAGAAACATGAATTTGCAATACATATACTGCAAGGGCAATCTAATCGAAAGAAGAGGAAGTGTGGTTTACAAACTGTTTTAATATTGTTGGGAACTAGAATTTTGTGAAGACAATATAGGCTACGCGAAGAAGCTGTGCGAAAAGTACTTGCTCATCCTTGGACTTATTACGTTTGTCTGTGGGTACAGTACGCTCGTTGTTGATCGGAAGTACACAAGTGCGTTCTCGAGCCACTAAGCAGTTGTAGCTACGACGTCACAATCAAATGTTTGGTGAGAATTTAC encodes the following:
- the LOC134181369 gene encoding TBC1 domain family member 30-like, with product MTRHPVGIPDMLRPNIWLSLASCGLQDVDWQDVMRFAFSEHSNPDDDDLGIQIVKDLHRTGYSGYSAGDASSSKLSLKCVLLAYARWNKDVGYCQGFNVMVALLLQVMDGHEEDALKVMIYIIDRVMPPHYFSRNLHSLLADIEVFHGLMQAHLPKLYAHLLQLRLRDDGVSDARESYEPPLINVFTIQWFLTLFAVCLPLDCVLRLWDSILLEGSEVILCAGLSIWKLISPRLMSLKSSDEFYSAMEEISRQMQEGTAFESNELLEEMHGMARLSNVKELRDKYTYNVSPFRPMSSSMPSGDVELSSVGCLNSFWPHLSQWNFPNRILKKSLLLKPNRKSLRGTQSTYSANKTIEPTSVVELQKRYKEVQHHHQKAIVLVDMQGQNSVRKPLLDSKSTAAAIVKVKEDVGEEGRVDAAATSRKSVGLELVHPSIVKSFPQHKEQPSGHRRPLRSNLHGYSQRDVGSEEVTLNLPGQEVNSLRLNVDLAGLAGDSRHGRPINHLIDFLPHKQRINRRRDHKCTSKPSSTMVSAFHARQLQNERLGLIPPNSSKSDAYATYRRRMNTQLSSMRAKGRCLSSSLLAPSGGSVCDRSTLPLERSVVIGKGVSYKTVVHVPHNKKTRDDSKDENHHQRGKTLGTVDTTACSTVMAVAGDDDSSSSLRPCRLRLNMRNENEKVGRTGVLTKVGTRRSPPIDLLVTTVEDDSAAERQAEAALLSARPDLLITVASSHIS